A region from the Rubrivirga sp. SAORIC476 genome encodes:
- a CDS encoding TatD family hydrolase → MPESLVDTHVHLYATAYDADRDAVVARAAEAGVTQLILPAVDIASIHASLALAERHLGVFVMAGLHPTYLAEEAADAFDQIEPLLHKPSIVAIGETGLDYYWSTDHVDLQQDSLRAHARLAAIYDLPLVLHNRDKQGREDCSRDLVRILRDVKSEGLGPLTGVFHCFGGPEWLAADVLDLGFHVGLGGTLTFKNAGVADAIDGIPLDRIVLETDGPYLAPTPHRGTRNEPAYVPLVAQRLAEVRGLTVDEVARVTTATARRLFKLPEG, encoded by the coding sequence ATGCCCGAATCCCTCGTCGACACCCACGTCCACCTCTACGCCACGGCCTACGACGCCGATCGCGACGCCGTCGTCGCCCGTGCTGCGGAGGCCGGCGTCACCCAACTCATCCTTCCTGCCGTCGACATCGCGTCGATCCATGCCTCGCTGGCGCTGGCCGAGCGCCATCTCGGCGTGTTCGTGATGGCGGGACTGCACCCGACCTACCTCGCCGAGGAGGCAGCAGATGCCTTCGATCAGATTGAGCCGTTATTGCATAAGCCGTCCATCGTCGCCATCGGCGAAACGGGTCTGGACTACTACTGGAGCACGGACCACGTCGACCTCCAGCAGGACTCGCTTCGTGCCCACGCCCGCCTCGCTGCGATCTACGACCTCCCGCTGGTGCTGCACAACCGAGACAAGCAGGGGAGGGAGGACTGCTCTCGCGACCTCGTTCGCATCCTCCGCGACGTGAAATCGGAAGGGCTGGGCCCGCTGACCGGCGTTTTTCATTGCTTCGGGGGGCCAGAGTGGCTGGCCGCCGACGTCCTCGATCTCGGCTTCCACGTCGGCCTGGGCGGCACGCTCACGTTCAAGAACGCGGGCGTGGCCGACGCCATCGACGGCATCCCCCTGGACCGGATCGTCCTCGAAACCGATGGCCCGTATCTCGCTCCGACCCCGCATCGGGGCACCCGCAACGAACCGGCCTACGTGCCGCTGGTCGCCCAGCGCCTCGCCGAGGTGCGCGGCCTCACGGTGGACGAAGTGGCGCGCGTCACGACCGCCACCGCCCGTCGGCTCTTCAAGCTGCCCGAGGGCTGA
- a CDS encoding histidine kinase, with protein sequence MLRAPRPWLARGLALALAGLALLPLVSLAVSWAEYLRDVGLPLTETTALGFDGVRWEDANGRVVAQYVLPNAAGDRAGVFEGDVLTAIDFLEVRTADEARRQSERATGTVLTYGLERGGAMRTADIRVERYPTFLYPLSTALWVTTGWAFGVVLLLHLLAYLTVAPLAPRSRRALRSKHLIGAALLWVGVQAMRWLWVTVFGPPPAVPTPGRAVFDAMTLVAIAGWLAYPALLLDQSLRTRSGMIGLGRARGLLAIPAIVLGAGVLTATLAGHAGPLPPDAFAVPILFYVCVYVAAATGFVVLDARRGSDEPGQRWSRVGSALVCLAAVVGAVIVLTRLGPGPREAEIVTAWFVLAFQLFSLLPVALVSFSTLRYGPFDALLMKSVATISLLTLSFGVIVLGSAFLDLVLPGGSHPLALGMLVVILILLAERATPALRTAIERTLQTQRQRARRRLDRFGDQIGAFLDVDALAHGAAEALGDALSVRSAVVFLLAARGTPDERWVEARFQPEPPSFTQAELGRVWARLREEGRVWSRNEELNEADLPAGISTHLARLGAALAVPVITGRGTPVGLLVLGRKARRLAVYNTEDVAQLRSLAAQLALAIERLRLVDRELALIRQTSEAEMAALRAQINPHFLFNALNTVAALIRDRPDHAEATVEHLAGLFRDVLTASGQALVPLRDELRLVRRYLFVEEARFGDALTVTVETAPEADDVPVPAFAVQTLVENAVKHGIERKRGGGSVTVHARRAADHLTVTVRDTGVGLGPAGATFGVGLSNVRDRLDLLYGDAATLTVDPQDDGVLATLHLPLSP encoded by the coding sequence ATGCTTCGCGCCCCCCGTCCATGGCTCGCCCGCGGGCTGGCCCTGGCCCTCGCCGGGCTGGCGCTGCTGCCGCTCGTCTCGCTGGCCGTCAGCTGGGCCGAGTACCTGCGCGACGTGGGGCTGCCGCTGACCGAGACGACAGCACTCGGGTTCGACGGGGTGCGCTGGGAGGATGCGAACGGCCGCGTCGTGGCGCAGTATGTGCTCCCAAACGCCGCAGGCGACCGGGCGGGCGTTTTCGAAGGCGACGTGCTGACGGCGATCGATTTCCTGGAGGTCCGCACGGCGGACGAGGCCCGTCGCCAGTCGGAGCGCGCGACGGGCACCGTGCTGACCTACGGCCTGGAGCGGGGCGGCGCGATGCGCACGGCCGACATCCGCGTGGAGCGATATCCCACGTTCCTCTACCCGCTCAGCACGGCCCTCTGGGTGACGACGGGATGGGCGTTCGGTGTCGTGCTGCTACTCCACCTGCTCGCGTACCTCACGGTCGCCCCCCTCGCTCCCCGGAGCCGACGGGCGTTGCGCTCGAAGCATCTCATCGGCGCAGCCCTGCTATGGGTCGGGGTGCAAGCGATGCGGTGGCTCTGGGTGACCGTGTTCGGCCCGCCCCCCGCCGTGCCAACCCCCGGCCGCGCCGTGTTCGACGCCATGACGCTGGTCGCCATCGCGGGGTGGCTGGCCTACCCGGCGCTGCTGCTCGATCAGAGCCTCCGGACCCGCAGCGGCATGATCGGGCTGGGGCGCGCACGGGGCCTGCTCGCCATCCCTGCGATCGTGCTCGGGGCGGGCGTCCTCACGGCGACCCTGGCGGGACACGCGGGCCCTCTCCCCCCCGATGCATTCGCGGTCCCGATCCTGTTCTACGTCTGCGTCTATGTCGCCGCAGCGACCGGCTTCGTGGTCCTGGACGCACGACGTGGGTCCGACGAACCCGGCCAGCGCTGGAGCCGGGTCGGGAGCGCGCTCGTGTGCCTGGCCGCGGTGGTCGGCGCCGTGATCGTGCTGACGCGGCTCGGGCCGGGGCCGCGGGAGGCCGAGATCGTGACGGCGTGGTTCGTGCTCGCCTTCCAGCTGTTCTCGCTGCTGCCCGTCGCCCTGGTCTCGTTCTCCACGCTTCGGTACGGCCCGTTCGACGCGCTGCTGATGAAGAGCGTCGCGACGATCTCGCTGCTCACCCTCTCCTTCGGAGTGATCGTGCTCGGCTCGGCATTCCTGGACCTCGTCCTGCCGGGCGGATCGCACCCCCTCGCCCTGGGCATGCTGGTGGTGATCCTGATCCTGCTCGCCGAGCGCGCCACGCCCGCGTTGCGGACAGCCATCGAGCGGACCCTCCAGACGCAGCGACAACGGGCACGGCGTCGGCTCGACCGCTTTGGGGACCAGATCGGCGCGTTCCTCGACGTGGACGCGCTCGCGCACGGTGCCGCCGAGGCGTTGGGCGACGCCTTGAGCGTTCGGTCCGCCGTCGTGTTCTTGTTGGCCGCGCGGGGCACCCCCGACGAGCGCTGGGTGGAGGCCCGGTTCCAGCCTGAGCCGCCTTCGTTCACCCAGGCCGAGTTGGGCCGGGTCTGGGCACGGCTCCGCGAGGAAGGCCGCGTGTGGTCCCGCAACGAGGAGTTGAACGAGGCGGACCTCCCGGCGGGGATCTCGACCCACCTCGCCCGCCTCGGGGCTGCGCTCGCGGTCCCCGTGATCACCGGTCGAGGAACGCCCGTGGGCCTCCTCGTGCTGGGCCGGAAGGCGCGGCGGCTGGCCGTCTACAACACCGAGGACGTCGCACAGCTTCGGTCGCTGGCGGCGCAACTCGCCCTCGCTATCGAACGCCTTCGCCTGGTCGACCGCGAACTCGCCTTGATCCGCCAGACCTCTGAGGCCGAAATGGCGGCCCTCCGGGCGCAGATCAACCCCCACTTCCTGTTCAACGCCCTCAACACGGTCGCCGCGCTCATCCGCGACCGCCCCGACCACGCCGAGGCGACCGTGGAGCACCTCGCGGGCCTCTTCCGCGACGTGCTGACGGCCAGCGGTCAGGCGCTCGTGCCGCTCCGCGACGAGCTTCGCCTCGTCCGCCGCTATCTGTTCGTCGAAGAAGCACGATTCGGTGACGCCCTCACGGTGACCGTCGAGACCGCGCCCGAGGCCGACGACGTGCCGGTGCCCGCCTTCGCCGTCCAAACGCTGGTGGAGAACGCCGTCAAGCACGGCATCGAACGCAAGCGCGGCGGCGGCTCCGTGACGGTGCACGCTCGGCGAGCGGCGGATCACCTGACAGTGACGGTCCGTGATACGGGCGTCGGGCTCGGGCCCGCAGGCGCCACGTTCGGCGTCGGGCTGAGCAACGTCCGCGACCGCCTCGACCTGCTCTACGGCGACGCCGCCACCCTGACCGTCGACCCCCAGGACGACGGCGTCCTCGCCACTCTCCATCTGCCCCTCTCCCCATG
- a CDS encoding ABC transporter permease — protein sequence MIGPFERTLALRYLRGAQGRDERRGFLRFVVVAAIGGVAVGTGALLLALMIVRGFSREIEAKIVGFGQHVQVESFLGDPLVHGDSLAEAVAALDHVEHVAPALVDFALLSSRGSGNETVQGILLWGTRPDDLPFVAERTEVGAFDLSPDADGRPGVVLGARLAESLGLGPGDRITAYSTRGLGSGQIQSRPRVRQYHVAGVFETGLGDFDERFAFVDLDVARGLFAYGPDEVTRLDLTLDDRAYAQEVAETVTNTMGPPLYARPIEEVYRGLFAWVELQQSIVPLVISILVIVAAFNIVGALLMVVLEKAREIGTVLAMGASQSSVRRLFLVFGLMVGVIGATIGTGVAVALGAIQARFAPIRLPQDSYFLDRAPIEMSGLDIGVTVIATILICVLAAYLPARVAANVEPVRTIRFGG from the coding sequence ATGATCGGCCCCTTCGAACGCACGCTCGCTCTCCGCTACCTCCGCGGGGCCCAGGGGCGCGACGAGCGCCGCGGCTTCCTCCGGTTTGTCGTCGTGGCCGCAATCGGTGGCGTGGCCGTCGGGACGGGCGCGCTTCTGCTGGCGCTCATGATCGTGCGGGGCTTCAGCCGCGAGATCGAGGCCAAGATCGTGGGCTTCGGACAGCACGTGCAGGTGGAGTCCTTCCTGGGCGACCCGCTCGTCCATGGCGACAGCCTCGCCGAGGCCGTCGCGGCGCTGGACCACGTCGAGCACGTCGCCCCGGCGCTCGTCGACTTCGCGCTCCTGAGCAGTCGCGGGTCGGGCAACGAAACGGTGCAGGGCATCCTGCTGTGGGGCACCCGGCCGGACGACCTCCCGTTCGTCGCCGAGCGCACCGAGGTGGGAGCCTTCGACCTCTCGCCCGATGCCGACGGGCGCCCCGGCGTGGTGCTCGGTGCCCGTCTCGCCGAGAGTCTCGGCCTCGGGCCCGGCGACCGCATCACGGCGTACTCGACCCGAGGGCTCGGCTCCGGGCAGATCCAGTCCCGGCCCCGCGTGCGCCAGTACCACGTCGCGGGGGTCTTCGAAACGGGCCTGGGCGACTTCGACGAGCGGTTCGCCTTCGTCGACCTCGACGTGGCGAGGGGCCTGTTCGCCTACGGCCCCGATGAAGTCACCCGCCTCGACCTGACCCTGGACGACCGGGCGTACGCACAGGAGGTGGCCGAGACCGTCACCAACACCATGGGGCCGCCGCTCTACGCTCGCCCCATCGAGGAGGTCTACCGTGGCCTGTTCGCGTGGGTCGAACTCCAGCAGAGCATCGTGCCCCTGGTCATCTCCATCCTGGTGATCGTGGCCGCGTTCAACATCGTCGGCGCCTTGCTGATGGTGGTTCTAGAGAAGGCGCGCGAGATCGGGACGGTGCTCGCCATGGGCGCCAGTCAGTCCTCCGTGCGGCGCCTGTTTCTGGTGTTCGGGCTGATGGTGGGCGTGATCGGCGCCACCATCGGGACGGGAGTGGCTGTCGCACTGGGGGCGATCCAGGCCCGGTTCGCCCCCATCCGGTTGCCGCAGGACTCATACTTCCTCGACCGGGCTCCCATCGAGATGAGTGGATTGGATATCGGCGTGACCGTTATTGCAACCATACTAATCTGCGTTCTCGCCGCTTACCTCCCGGCACGCGTCGCGGCTAACGTGGAGCCGGTGCGGACCATCCGGTTCGGCGGGTAG
- the pruA gene encoding L-glutamate gamma-semialdehyde dehydrogenase yields the protein MHNAIASPPAAVNEPVRSYAPGSPERASLRSTLMTMRGDEVEILPVIDGVRVETGRVESIHPPHERSRSLGTFQKARTEDVEAAIRGALAARHDWARLDWSDRAAVFLKAADLLAGPYRDRMNAATMLGQSKNPYQAEIDAACEMVDFFRFNVQFYREMMAEQPISAPGIWNRTEYRPLEGFVFAVTPFNFTSIAANLPTAPALLGNTVLWKPSPTQTYSAQVIVDLLEEAGIPPGVIQFLPGDGADVGDPVLASEHLAGLHFTGSTATFNHLWREIGNNLDHYRAYPRIVGETGGKDFIVAHESADPDAVATAIVRGSFEYQGQKCSAASRIYVDPSIWPAVQESLAAQMADITVGPVEDFSHFVNAVIDERAYDKITGYIERAKAADDVQVLHGGEHRKDDGFFIDPTVLVADDPAYETMEQELFGPVASVFVSDRSFDDLLDLVDATSPYALTGAVFAQDRAVLAHATDRLADAAGNFYLNDKPTGAVVGQQPFGGARGSGTNDKAGSKLNLLRWASLRSLKETFVPATHFTYPFLDTDASES from the coding sequence ATGCACAACGCGATCGCTTCCCCCCCCGCCGCCGTCAACGAGCCCGTCCGCAGCTATGCGCCGGGCAGTCCCGAGCGCGCCTCGCTCCGTTCCACGCTGATGACGATGCGTGGGGATGAAGTCGAGATCCTGCCCGTGATCGACGGCGTGCGCGTCGAGACGGGGCGCGTGGAAAGCATCCACCCGCCGCACGAACGCTCGCGCTCGCTGGGGACCTTCCAGAAGGCCCGCACGGAGGACGTCGAAGCCGCCATCCGGGGTGCCCTGGCGGCGAGGCACGACTGGGCCCGACTCGACTGGTCCGACCGCGCGGCGGTCTTCCTCAAAGCCGCCGACCTGCTGGCGGGCCCGTACCGCGACCGGATGAACGCCGCCACGATGCTCGGGCAGTCCAAGAACCCGTACCAGGCCGAGATCGACGCCGCCTGCGAGATGGTGGACTTCTTCCGGTTCAACGTCCAGTTCTACCGCGAGATGATGGCCGAGCAGCCGATCTCCGCGCCCGGCATCTGGAACCGGACCGAGTACCGCCCCCTGGAGGGCTTCGTGTTCGCCGTCACGCCGTTCAACTTCACCTCCATCGCCGCCAACCTGCCGACGGCCCCGGCGCTGCTCGGCAACACGGTCCTCTGGAAGCCGTCGCCGACGCAGACGTACTCGGCGCAGGTCATCGTCGACCTGCTGGAAGAGGCCGGGATCCCGCCGGGCGTCATCCAGTTCCTCCCCGGCGACGGTGCGGACGTGGGCGACCCGGTCCTGGCCAGCGAGCACCTCGCGGGGCTCCACTTCACCGGCTCGACGGCCACGTTCAACCACCTCTGGCGCGAGATCGGCAACAACCTCGACCACTACCGCGCCTACCCCCGTATCGTCGGCGAGACGGGCGGCAAGGACTTCATCGTCGCCCACGAGAGCGCCGACCCGGACGCGGTGGCGACGGCCATCGTCCGCGGGTCGTTCGAGTACCAGGGGCAGAAGTGCTCCGCGGCCAGCCGGATCTACGTCGACCCCTCCATCTGGCCGGCTGTGCAGGAGTCGCTGGCGGCGCAGATGGCCGACATCACCGTAGGCCCGGTGGAGGACTTCTCCCACTTCGTCAACGCCGTCATCGACGAGCGGGCGTACGACAAGATCACGGGCTACATCGAACGCGCCAAGGCGGCCGACGACGTCCAGGTGCTCCACGGCGGCGAGCACCGCAAGGACGACGGCTTCTTCATCGATCCGACGGTGCTGGTCGCCGACGACCCGGCCTACGAGACGATGGAGCAGGAGTTGTTTGGCCCCGTCGCCTCGGTGTTCGTGTCGGACCGGTCGTTCGACGACCTCCTCGACCTTGTCGACGCGACGAGCCCGTACGCGCTTACGGGGGCCGTTTTCGCGCAGGACCGCGCGGTGCTCGCCCACGCCACGGACCGTCTCGCGGACGCGGCGGGCAACTTCTACCTCAACGACAAGCCGACCGGCGCGGTCGTCGGGCAGCAGCCCTTCGGGGGGGCGCGAGGCTCCGGCACCAACGACAAGGCCGGCTCGAAGCTGAACCTGCTCCGCTGGGCGAGCCTGCGCTCGCTGAAGGAGACGTTCGTGCCGGCCACGCACTTCACGTACCCGTTCCTCGATACGGACGCGTCGGAGTCGTAG